In Legionella spiritensis, the following proteins share a genomic window:
- a CDS encoding outer membrane protein — protein sequence MKNYYAFSVAMILTLNYMDVQAGESGIKGILSNNGWYAGVEGGWTKIESPQSGPASLPRVGILSEYFKDGYNVGVRGGYRWAGLRLEEEFRYQHNRIISITDGVPPATVPASGTRTAYALITNVIYDFQFDGLLLTPHIGAGIGAVAQNDQWTVPIGRCDDATDWQFGYQGIAGGRYNITPTIAIDLDYRYLGTTNPTFTFSGSGATIAGISGSTFTSGYETHSIVASLSVQL from the coding sequence ATGAAAAATTACTACGCATTCAGCGTTGCCATGATATTGACATTGAATTATATGGACGTGCAGGCAGGAGAATCAGGAATAAAGGGCATATTAAGCAATAATGGTTGGTATGCAGGTGTTGAGGGCGGATGGACCAAAATTGAAAGCCCGCAGAGTGGTCCTGCATCCTTACCAAGGGTAGGTATACTTAGTGAATACTTTAAGGATGGTTATAATGTTGGCGTGCGTGGTGGTTATCGGTGGGCAGGATTGCGACTTGAAGAGGAGTTCCGTTATCAACACAATCGGATAATTAGTATTACAGACGGCGTTCCCCCAGCAACAGTTCCCGCAAGCGGCACCCGTACGGCCTATGCTCTGATAACAAATGTAATCTACGATTTCCAATTTGATGGATTATTATTAACCCCACATATTGGTGCGGGGATTGGTGCCGTTGCACAAAATGATCAATGGACAGTTCCAATTGGCCGATGCGACGATGCAACGGATTGGCAATTTGGCTATCAGGGAATCGCTGGTGGTCGCTATAATATTACACCAACTATAGCCATCGATCTCGATTATCGTTATCTTGGGACAACCAATCCAACATTCACATTCAGTGGTAGCGGAGCAACGATTGCTGGCATCTCCGGGTCTACATTTACATCGGGCTATGAAACCCACAGTATTGTAGCTAGCTTGAGCGTACAATTATAA
- the hemF gene encoding oxygen-dependent coproporphyrinogen oxidase, translating to MNTSEIRHASSEHSLSLPDNAVALVRDYLLQLQQRICTTLESLDGKTLFREDAWGRPEGGGGLTRVLQDGQVFSRAGVNFSHVSGEQLPASASVSRPEIAGRQFTALGVSLVIHPDNPYVPTTHANVRFFVAEKPGEAPVWWFGGGFDLTPYYGFYEDCRHWHQTARKACQPFGEDIYPRFKEWCDRYFYLKHRQEARGIGGLFFDDFNEGGFTHGFSFMKSIGDHFLEAYVPIVHKRKDQVFGQREKDFQRYRRGRYVEFNLVYDRGTLFGLQSGGRTESILMSLPPEVCWQYDWQPEKGSKESLLYTEFLPARDWLTA from the coding sequence ATGAACACATCTGAAATTCGTCATGCTTCATCTGAACATTCCCTGTCTTTACCGGACAATGCCGTTGCGCTGGTACGGGACTATCTTTTACAACTGCAACAGCGTATTTGCACCACGCTTGAATCGCTGGATGGAAAGACTCTGTTCAGGGAGGACGCCTGGGGGCGCCCTGAGGGGGGAGGCGGGCTTACCCGGGTGTTGCAAGACGGTCAGGTGTTTTCCAGGGCGGGCGTAAATTTTTCGCATGTCAGCGGAGAACAGCTACCCGCATCCGCAAGTGTGTCCCGTCCTGAAATAGCCGGGCGGCAATTCACGGCTCTGGGTGTTTCTCTGGTTATTCATCCGGATAATCCGTACGTGCCCACCACACATGCCAATGTTCGTTTTTTTGTGGCGGAAAAACCGGGAGAAGCACCAGTCTGGTGGTTTGGCGGCGGGTTTGACTTAACCCCTTATTACGGTTTTTATGAAGATTGCCGGCACTGGCATCAAACGGCGAGAAAAGCCTGTCAGCCGTTTGGCGAGGATATCTATCCACGTTTTAAGGAATGGTGCGATCGTTATTTCTATCTGAAACACCGTCAGGAAGCACGAGGCATAGGCGGGCTGTTTTTTGATGACTTTAATGAAGGTGGATTCACGCATGGTTTTTCATTTATGAAAAGCATCGGTGATCATTTTCTTGAAGCCTACGTCCCGATTGTACATAAAAGAAAAGATCAGGTGTTTGGTCAGCGGGAAAAAGATTTTCAACGCTACAGGCGCGGGCGTTACGTGGAATTCAATCTCGTCTATGATCGGGGAACCTTGTTCGGCTTGCAGTCCGGAGGAAGAACGGAATCCATCCTGATGTCGCTTCCACCTGAAGTGTGCTGGCAATACGACTGGCAACCTGAAAAAGGCAGCAAGGAATCATTGCTGTATACGGAGTTTTTACCGGCACGGGACTGGCTGACTGCCTAG
- the flgB gene encoding flagellar basal body rod protein FlgB: MAINLDNYFGVHARALMLREQRASQLANNLTNANTPNYKARDINFNETLKQAMSSSSQQMTTDSPGHIAGTGDFSSQLQYRVPKHMSLDGNTVDKEIETTEFARNALSYQASLSFLDGKIRSMMAALKGE; this comes from the coding sequence ATGGCTATAAATCTCGATAATTATTTTGGAGTTCACGCCAGGGCGTTGATGCTTCGCGAACAGCGCGCCTCGCAGTTGGCAAATAATCTGACGAACGCCAACACACCTAATTATAAGGCCAGGGATATCAATTTTAATGAGACCTTGAAGCAGGCTATGTCTTCCTCATCGCAACAGATGACGACCGACTCACCGGGTCATATTGCCGGTACCGGTGATTTCTCCTCGCAGTTGCAATACCGTGTTCCCAAGCATATGTCCTTGGACGGTAACACGGTGGATAAGGAGATTGAAACGACGGAGTTTGCCCGTAACGCCTTGTCTTACCAGGCCAGCCTGTCTTTCCTGGACGGTAAAATTAGATCAATGATGGCCGCGTTGAAAGGAGAATAA
- the flgC gene encoding flagellar basal body rod protein FlgC produces MSLNAIFDIAASGLSAETTRMTATASNMTNANVVSGNPDAVYKPVYPIFSAIQQQATLAIEQKISGGVEVTDMFQSNADPVQRYEPNNPLADKDGFVYAPNINHVEEMANMISASRAYQVNLEMISTTKQLMQRTLQLGEGA; encoded by the coding sequence ATGTCACTGAATGCCATTTTTGATATAGCCGCGTCCGGTTTGAGTGCGGAAACAACCCGGATGACTGCGACCGCCAGCAATATGACCAACGCCAATGTGGTGTCCGGCAATCCGGATGCCGTCTATAAACCCGTTTATCCGATTTTCAGTGCTATCCAGCAGCAGGCTACTCTGGCAATTGAGCAAAAAATATCGGGCGGGGTTGAAGTGACCGATATGTTTCAAAGCAATGCTGATCCTGTGCAACGCTATGAGCCGAATAACCCTCTTGCAGATAAAGACGGTTTTGTGTATGCCCCGAATATCAATCACGTGGAAGAAATGGCGAATATGATTTCTGCCTCACGGGCCTATCAAGTCAATCTGGAAATGATCAGCACGACCAAACAACTGATGCAAAGAACATTGCAGCTAGGAGAAGGGGCATAA
- a CDS encoding flagellar hook assembly protein FlgD has product MSMLINGSNATGVNGLTQPGAAQNKKELGQKDFLRLMVAQVRNQDPMEPKTNGDFLAQLAQFSTNDGITKMQESIEQLASSLQSNQALQASALVGRKVLVNSDKLQLEAEGDSKIAVDVPAQVSELTASVYNASGELVTKLPLGQHDIGQFEFSWNGLNQKGERMPAGKYTVKVNGMYSGQEVALKTMTAANVDSVSLGQNGEGVKLNVAGIGSVSLNDVRQITV; this is encoded by the coding sequence ATGAGCATGTTAATTAACGGATCGAATGCGACTGGCGTCAATGGTCTCACACAGCCCGGAGCCGCGCAAAATAAAAAAGAATTGGGGCAGAAAGATTTTTTGCGTTTGATGGTTGCCCAGGTTCGTAACCAGGATCCTATGGAGCCTAAAACAAACGGTGATTTTCTTGCGCAGCTGGCGCAATTCAGTACCAATGACGGTATCACCAAAATGCAGGAATCTATCGAGCAACTGGCGTCATCCCTGCAATCCAATCAGGCTCTGCAAGCTTCGGCACTGGTTGGCCGGAAGGTCCTGGTGAACAGCGACAAACTGCAACTGGAGGCGGAAGGCGACAGTAAAATCGCGGTGGATGTTCCGGCCCAGGTGTCTGAATTGACGGCTTCCGTATACAACGCAAGCGGTGAACTGGTGACGAAACTCCCGCTGGGACAACATGACATTGGCCAGTTTGAGTTTAGCTGGAATGGTTTGAATCAAAAAGGGGAGCGGATGCCGGCCGGAAAATATACCGTGAAGGTTAACGGCATGTATTCCGGTCAGGAAGTTGCTTTAAAAACAATGACTGCCGCTAATGTTGACAGCGTCAGTCTTGGCCAGAACGGTGAAGGTGTCAAATTAAATGTTGCAGGTATCGGTTCGGTTTCGCTGAACGATGTGAGGCAGATTACCGTCTGA
- the flgE gene encoding flagellar hook protein FlgE translates to MVFGTAISGIQAATKDLEVIGNNIANSATIGFKNSRAEFADIYANGALGGSSAAIGQGVRLSRVQQMFGQGGFTFSNNSLDLAISGGGFFMLRDQGSTVFTRAGAFGVDNDGNIINSSQQRLVGYTADANGNIGTVPVELSINTANISPNATTNVIAGLNLRSDSTPPTVAWAGGATPAQDTYNNVTSSTIYDSLGNSHVLSMYFIHADAAAAGGTPNASSPVGTDNQWYVAFQIDNQNVPANVGPNNPDNLFRANFNADGSFAGVTDTADAALPGNLIPLSMTLSNGANPLNFTVDLSNSTQFGSPFAVQSNVQNGFTTGRLEGLDIDAEGIILGRYTNGQSRAMGQVLLANFANPDGLQNLGETSWAETGASGQPLIGVPNTSSLGLIQSGALEDSNVDLTSELVNLIGAQRNFQANAQTIRTADAVTQTIINIR, encoded by the coding sequence ATGGTATTCGGAACAGCAATAAGCGGTATTCAGGCCGCAACGAAAGATTTGGAAGTAATCGGCAATAATATCGCCAACTCGGCAACCATAGGTTTCAAGAATTCCAGGGCTGAATTTGCCGATATCTATGCGAATGGGGCATTGGGAGGATCCAGTGCTGCCATAGGTCAAGGCGTGAGACTATCGCGAGTCCAGCAGATGTTTGGTCAGGGGGGATTCACGTTCAGTAACAACAGCCTTGATTTGGCAATCAGCGGAGGCGGTTTTTTTATGCTGCGCGATCAAGGCTCGACCGTGTTCACGCGAGCCGGTGCTTTTGGCGTGGATAATGATGGTAATATCATCAACAGCTCCCAGCAACGCCTGGTAGGATATACGGCAGACGCCAATGGTAATATAGGAACGGTTCCCGTTGAATTGAGTATAAATACGGCTAATATTTCGCCTAACGCGACGACCAACGTCATAGCCGGTCTTAATCTCAGATCCGACAGCACGCCGCCTACGGTCGCCTGGGCCGGAGGTGCGACACCGGCACAGGACACCTACAACAATGTCACGTCTTCAACCATTTACGACAGCCTTGGCAACTCGCATGTGCTCTCGATGTATTTTATTCATGCGGACGCGGCTGCCGCCGGTGGTACACCTAACGCGTCATCTCCGGTTGGAACCGATAATCAATGGTATGTCGCTTTTCAGATTGACAATCAAAATGTGCCTGCCAATGTCGGGCCCAATAACCCGGATAATCTGTTTCGAGCCAATTTCAACGCGGACGGTTCCTTTGCGGGGGTGACTGATACGGCGGATGCGGCGTTACCCGGTAATTTGATCCCATTATCGATGACGTTGAGTAATGGCGCCAATCCCCTGAATTTTACAGTTGACTTATCCAACAGTACCCAGTTCGGAAGTCCTTTTGCGGTGCAATCCAATGTGCAGAACGGGTTTACAACCGGGCGTCTTGAGGGGCTGGATATTGATGCCGAAGGGATTATTCTGGGGCGTTATACCAATGGCCAGTCACGGGCCATGGGCCAAGTGCTGTTGGCCAATTTTGCCAATCCTGACGGGTTGCAGAATCTTGGGGAAACCAGTTGGGCGGAAACCGGCGCGTCGGGGCAGCCTCTGATAGGTGTGCCTAACACGTCAAGTCTTGGTTTGATTCAATCCGGGGCTTTGGAAGATTCCAATGTGGACTTAACCAGTGAACTGGTTAACCTGATTGGAGCGCAGCGTAATTTTCAGGCCAACGCCCAAACCATCCGGACTGCGGATGCGGTTACCCAGACCATTATAAACATTCGATAA
- the flgF gene encoding flagellar basal-body rod protein FlgF, translating into METILYNIMNGSQSDFTRQTITANNLANINTPGFKADLYSAQSMYMSASSTEMTAMSVDMPLGNDFSDGELITTGRDLDLAVQGKGWFAVQDGGGKEAYTRAGDFKLTENGLLVTSSGRPVLGDGGPISIPPAQRINIGTDGTISIVPLDGAPNELAVLDRIKLVKAEFKDLIKGSDGLMRLNQGGKATTDPSITVIKGALENSNVNAVEQMVNMITAGREFDAHMKVMQTVDENAQRLAQLLHE; encoded by the coding sequence ATGGAAACAATCCTTTATAACATAATGAATGGTTCACAGAGTGATTTTACCCGTCAAACGATTACGGCTAACAATCTCGCCAATATCAATACGCCCGGATTCAAGGCGGATTTGTATAGTGCGCAATCCATGTACATGAGTGCGTCTTCCACGGAGATGACCGCGATGTCTGTCGATATGCCGCTAGGCAATGATTTCTCCGATGGCGAACTCATAACAACCGGACGTGATTTGGATCTGGCTGTGCAGGGGAAAGGCTGGTTTGCGGTTCAGGATGGTGGTGGAAAAGAAGCTTATACACGGGCGGGTGACTTTAAATTGACGGAGAACGGACTTTTAGTGACGTCATCCGGACGCCCTGTATTGGGGGATGGCGGCCCCATATCCATACCACCTGCCCAACGAATTAATATAGGCACCGACGGGACGATTTCAATCGTTCCCCTTGACGGGGCTCCGAATGAACTGGCCGTGCTGGACCGAATCAAACTGGTTAAGGCGGAATTCAAGGATTTGATTAAAGGAAGCGATGGATTGATGAGGTTGAATCAGGGGGGCAAAGCGACGACGGATCCTTCCATTACCGTCATCAAAGGCGCTTTGGAAAACAGCAACGTGAATGCGGTCGAGCAGATGGTTAACATGATTACGGCCGGACGGGAATTTGATGCTCATATGAAAGTGATGCAGACCGTGGATGAGAATGCCCAGAGATTGGCACAACTATTGCACGAGTAA
- the flgG gene encoding flagellar basal-body rod protein FlgG produces MQPALWVSKTGLDAQEKNIANIANNLANVNTTGFKKGRAVFEDLIYQNLRQAGAQSTQSTEIPTGINMGTGVHMVATQKLFNQGSIQNTQNALDVAIEGRGFFQVLLPDGTQAYTRDGTFQQDSQGQLVTANGNVVQPPVNIPEQTLSLTIGKDGTVSALVAGNTAPTQIGTIQLTDFINPAGLQPMGQNLFLETVASGAAQTDIPGNSGLGTLLQGSLEASNVNVVEELVNMIQAQRSYEITAKGIQTVDNMLQYLAQTI; encoded by the coding sequence ATGCAACCAGCACTATGGGTCAGTAAAACCGGGTTAGATGCCCAGGAAAAAAATATTGCAAACATTGCCAACAACCTTGCTAACGTCAATACAACCGGCTTTAAAAAAGGTCGAGCCGTGTTTGAGGATTTGATTTACCAGAACCTTCGCCAGGCGGGCGCCCAGTCGACCCAGAGTACGGAAATTCCGACCGGTATTAATATGGGTACAGGCGTGCACATGGTGGCCACTCAGAAATTATTCAATCAGGGAAGCATCCAGAATACGCAAAATGCTCTGGACGTGGCTATTGAGGGACGCGGATTTTTTCAGGTTCTGCTGCCTGACGGTACGCAAGCCTACACCAGAGACGGTACCTTTCAGCAGGATTCCCAGGGGCAACTGGTCACCGCCAATGGTAATGTGGTACAGCCGCCCGTCAATATTCCGGAGCAAACACTAAGCCTGACTATCGGGAAAGACGGCACGGTGAGTGCCCTGGTCGCGGGAAATACGGCGCCAACCCAAATTGGAACCATTCAGTTAACAGACTTCATTAATCCTGCCGGCTTGCAGCCGATGGGGCAAAACCTTTTTCTTGAAACGGTTGCCAGCGGTGCGGCTCAGACTGATATACCGGGCAATTCCGGTCTTGGAACACTCTTGCAGGGTTCTCTGGAAGCCTCCAATGTCAATGTGGTTGAAGAACTGGTGAATATGATTCAGGCGCAGCGCAGCTATGAAATTACCGCCAAAGGTATTCAAACCGTTGACAACATGCTGCAGTATTTGGCGCAAACCATTTAA
- the flgH gene encoding flagellar basal body L-ring protein FlgH, producing MILCRFFSLFLVIYLLVGCEALQPPVAGTAPEYAPTYPVTPDTKQARYRNGAIYSAETVLPLFETPRARHPGDIVTVVLVEKTDAQKRATTRQRKNEKAQIVNAAVLGRPVALGGGYTFDFDLDAKRQFEGEGQSVQNNKLAGSISVTVSKVLANGVMLVQGEKWVNINQGKEYIRLSGMIRPQDIRPDNTITSDRVANARISYGGTGQINNANSQGWLARFIWSPFFPE from the coding sequence ATGATACTGTGCCGGTTTTTCTCATTGTTTCTGGTGATTTATCTGCTGGTTGGCTGCGAAGCGCTGCAGCCTCCTGTCGCGGGTACGGCGCCGGAATATGCCCCGACCTATCCGGTAACCCCGGATACCAAGCAGGCACGGTACAGGAATGGCGCTATTTACAGTGCGGAAACGGTTCTGCCTCTCTTTGAAACACCGAGAGCACGCCATCCCGGTGATATCGTGACCGTAGTACTGGTGGAAAAAACGGACGCGCAAAAAAGAGCGACGACCCGTCAGCGTAAAAATGAAAAAGCACAGATAGTAAATGCCGCGGTTCTGGGACGGCCTGTGGCTTTAGGGGGCGGATACACGTTTGATTTTGATTTGGATGCGAAGCGGCAGTTTGAAGGTGAAGGTCAATCGGTTCAGAACAATAAACTGGCAGGCAGCATTTCCGTCACCGTATCCAAGGTGTTGGCCAACGGTGTGATGCTGGTGCAAGGGGAAAAATGGGTCAATATCAATCAGGGTAAGGAATACATCCGCCTTTCAGGCATGATAAGACCTCAGGACATCAGGCCGGACAATACCATTACGTCGGATCGTGTCGCCAATGCCAGAATTTCCTATGGCGGTACCGGACAGATTAATAACGCGAATTCCCAGGGTTGGCTTGCCCGCTTTATCTGGAGTCCCTTTTTCCCTGAATAA
- a CDS encoding flagellar basal body P-ring protein FlgI, which translates to MRTGYRLVQMLLMTVLVSTVCAERIKDIATLAGVRDNQLIGYGLVVGLSGTGDKTGTRYTEQTFGNMLIQMGINIPSGTKLNSKNIAAVMVTANLSSFMKKGQTLDVNVSSIGDSKSLLGGTLLLTPLKGADGRVYAMAQGNLVVSGLSASGEDGSSVTVNIPSGGRIPNGATVEADIPNPFYFSKSLTYNLHSPDFTTAKRMSDAINQMMGPGTARAMDATSVEVTAPKLVSQRVDYVSVLENIEFIPGETEAKIIVNARSGTVVINQLVRVKPVAVAHGNLVVTVSENPLISQPNAFANGRTVVTPQTQINVEQKAGRAFLIPEGTTLQDIVKAINSVGAAPGDIIAILEALKEAGALNATIIMI; encoded by the coding sequence ATGCGTACAGGTTATCGGTTAGTACAAATGCTCCTGATGACGGTTCTCGTTTCGACAGTTTGTGCGGAACGAATCAAGGATATTGCGACGCTCGCAGGAGTTCGTGATAACCAGTTGATTGGGTATGGCCTGGTCGTTGGATTGAGCGGTACCGGCGATAAAACGGGTACACGTTACACGGAACAAACGTTTGGTAATATGCTGATCCAGATGGGTATTAATATTCCATCCGGTACCAAACTGAACTCCAAAAATATTGCTGCGGTGATGGTGACTGCCAATCTGTCCTCATTTATGAAAAAAGGCCAGACTCTGGATGTGAATGTCTCTTCCATAGGCGATTCCAAAAGTCTCCTTGGTGGAACATTGCTTCTGACTCCGCTCAAGGGGGCGGACGGGCGGGTTTATGCCATGGCGCAGGGAAATCTGGTGGTGTCCGGTCTGAGCGCGTCGGGTGAAGACGGTTCCAGCGTCACGGTCAACATACCGAGCGGTGGTAGAATCCCCAATGGGGCAACGGTGGAAGCGGATATTCCCAATCCTTTCTATTTTTCAAAATCATTGACCTATAATCTGCATAGTCCGGACTTTACCACGGCAAAACGTATGAGTGACGCCATAAATCAAATGATGGGGCCGGGTACGGCCAGAGCGATGGATGCCACCTCGGTGGAAGTTACGGCGCCAAAGCTGGTTTCCCAGCGCGTAGATTACGTCTCCGTTCTGGAAAATATTGAATTCATACCGGGTGAAACCGAGGCGAAAATCATTGTAAACGCCCGCTCCGGAACGGTAGTTATCAATCAGTTGGTGAGGGTAAAACCGGTGGCTGTGGCACATGGCAATCTGGTCGTAACCGTCAGTGAGAACCCTTTGATAAGCCAGCCTAACGCGTTTGCCAACGGCCGGACTGTGGTGACTCCGCAAACCCAGATCAATGTGGAGCAGAAAGCGGGAAGGGCGTTTCTGATTCCCGAGGGTACGACGTTGCAGGATATTGTCAAGGCTATTAATTCGGTGGGGGCGGCACCCGGTGATATTATTGCGATTCTCGAGGCTTTGAAAGAGGCAGGGGCGTTAAACGCCACGATCATCATGATATAG
- the flgJ gene encoding flagellar assembly peptidoglycan hydrolase FlgJ translates to MGMDGIAVGDFQGLQHLRKQAQEDARKALPEVTKQFEAIFLQSMLKSMRLGQQFLDESSPFKGKYQETFQDMLDGQYASNVANGKGIGLAEMLARQLSQTTNKVSGVSKSGTTESMALIRPEQAQTQLHLSPRLPRPEGDTEHQVVDDFVKSILPYARQAARILGLDPKLLIAQAALETGWGQYIAKDADGSSSHNLFNIKHTGKTGNDAVEVRTTEYVANTPIKTRASFKKYDSVAESFSDYIALLKNNGRYEQALANTGDPHRFVTSLHQAGYATDPLYANKVMSIYQGEELEQALSRNGYIIK, encoded by the coding sequence ATGGGCATGGACGGTATAGCAGTCGGCGATTTTCAGGGGCTACAACACTTGAGAAAACAGGCTCAGGAGGATGCCCGGAAAGCCTTGCCGGAGGTTACCAAACAATTTGAAGCGATATTTCTGCAATCCATGCTGAAAAGCATGAGGCTCGGGCAGCAATTTCTCGACGAGTCGAGCCCCTTCAAGGGAAAGTATCAGGAAACGTTTCAGGATATGCTCGATGGACAATACGCCTCAAACGTAGCCAATGGCAAAGGTATTGGCTTGGCGGAGATGCTGGCGAGGCAGTTGTCGCAAACCACGAACAAAGTTTCCGGTGTCTCGAAATCCGGGACGACGGAATCAATGGCGCTGATCCGACCGGAACAAGCGCAAACGCAGCTTCATTTGTCACCTCGGCTGCCAAGACCGGAAGGTGATACGGAACATCAAGTCGTTGATGATTTTGTGAAGTCGATTTTACCCTATGCTCGCCAGGCGGCCCGTATTCTCGGCCTTGATCCGAAATTATTAATCGCACAGGCTGCTCTGGAAACCGGATGGGGGCAATATATTGCCAAAGACGCGGACGGAAGCAGCAGCCATAATCTGTTTAATATTAAACACACCGGTAAAACCGGTAATGATGCTGTGGAGGTGCGCACTACGGAGTATGTCGCGAATACGCCGATAAAAACCAGAGCCTCGTTCAAAAAATACGATTCGGTTGCGGAAAGTTTCAGCGATTATATCGCACTGCTTAAAAATAATGGTCGTTATGAACAAGCGCTTGCCAACACAGGCGATCCTCATCGTTTTGTAACGTCGTTGCATCAGGCCGGGTATGCGACTGATCCGCTTTATGCCAATAAGGTGATGTCCATTTATCAGGGAGAGGAACTTGAGCAGGCTTTGTCAAGAAACGGGTATATAATAAAATAG